One segment of Candidatus Poribacteria bacterium DNA contains the following:
- a CDS encoding phytanoyl-CoA dioxygenase family protein has product MTVNTPKKIQTGTPFEFGEYLFHFGEEILELADSTPLLNDFGALHRKIREDGYLFIRGFHPREDAEKAAHWTLQAIAQSGGLKPDTPVKAGIIGETNQTFSFFRQTEVAHAKPILDVVDSQRTMRFYEEFLGGPVITFDKRWLRCMAKGGNNHFHYDSVYVGRGTQNRYTMWSALTDIDLENGPLVICLGSHRHDRLKSTYGATDMDRDLTEAVFSTDPREMVEKFGFTLATAHFQPGDVIIFGLYMMHSSAPNLSDRYRISIDTRYQLAHAEQDDRFFFREDGSWLGNFYNKGVGYKSMAELRREWGLE; this is encoded by the coding sequence ATGACAGTAAATACACCTAAAAAAATTCAAACAGGAACTCCCTTTGAATTCGGCGAGTATCTTTTTCATTTCGGTGAAGAGATCCTCGAATTAGCAGATTCCACCCCTCTTCTCAATGATTTCGGTGCGTTGCACAGAAAGATACGTGAAGATGGTTATCTGTTTATTCGCGGCTTTCATCCGCGGGAAGATGCAGAGAAAGCTGCACATTGGACATTGCAAGCCATTGCGCAAAGCGGTGGATTAAAGCCGGACACTCCAGTCAAAGCAGGTATCATTGGCGAAACGAATCAGACATTTAGTTTTTTTCGGCAAACTGAAGTGGCACATGCCAAACCGATTCTCGATGTTGTGGATAGCCAGCGAACGATGCGGTTCTACGAAGAATTCCTTGGTGGTCCAGTCATTACGTTTGACAAACGATGGCTTCGTTGCATGGCAAAAGGTGGAAACAACCATTTTCATTACGATAGTGTTTATGTTGGACGTGGCACGCAGAACCGTTACACGATGTGGAGCGCATTGACAGACATCGACTTGGAAAATGGACCCCTCGTCATCTGCCTCGGTTCCCACCGTCACGATCGATTAAAGTCAACCTATGGCGCGACCGATATGGATCGCGATTTGACGGAAGCCGTTTTCAGTACCGATCCACGAGAAATGGTTGAGAAATTCGGATTCACACTGGCAACCGCGCACTTTCAACCGGGGGACGTTATTATTTTTGGACTTTACATGATGCACAGCAGTGCTCCCAACCTCTCTGACCGTTATCGTATCAGTATTGATACACGATACCAACTCGCCCACGCAGAGCAGGACGATCGCTTCTTTTTCCGTGAAGACGGGAGTTGGCTTGGTAATTTTTACAATAAAGGTGTGGGTTACAAATCGATGGCGGAACTCCGTCGAGAGTGGGGTTTGGAATAA
- a CDS encoding glutamate-5-semialdehyde dehydrogenase, protein MNGNIQKLIQSQARKAKSAMRVLSRSSADVRNHALLAMAESLQNSKDKIQEANRIDLEKGEKTGLAAPLMQRLLLDDQKIERMVDNLRQVAALPDPIGAVISMGERPNGLKIGTVRVPIGVVAVVYESRPDVTVEVSALCIKSGNGVILRGGSEAIHSNATLADILSKTAASEGVPDAIQFVNTTDRQAVYELIQLPDEVDLVIPRGSNEFVQFLMKESDVPVLGHADGICHIYVDGAADLDMATRICMNAKVGYKVAVCNAVETLLVHTDAAEQFLPTLCDKLRGADVEIRGCKRTQQIYPTAKPATEEDWRTEYLDYILSVRVVDDIDTAIDHIETYGSHHSDAIITESYSAAQRFLKEVDSAAVYVNASTVFTDGYEFGLGAEVGISTQKLHSRGPMGLEGLTTYKYTVYGDGQVRE, encoded by the coding sequence ATGAACGGAAACATTCAAAAACTGATCCAATCGCAGGCGCGAAAGGCAAAATCGGCGATGCGTGTATTATCGAGAAGTTCCGCTGATGTCCGAAACCACGCCCTCTTGGCGATGGCTGAAAGTTTACAGAATTCCAAAGATAAAATTCAGGAAGCAAATCGCATTGATCTCGAAAAAGGCGAAAAAACAGGACTCGCTGCCCCCCTCATGCAACGCCTCCTATTGGATGACCAGAAGATTGAACGGATGGTAGACAATCTTCGTCAAGTCGCCGCACTCCCCGATCCGATCGGTGCGGTCATCAGTATGGGAGAACGCCCGAATGGACTCAAAATCGGAACAGTGCGCGTCCCTATCGGTGTCGTGGCAGTGGTCTATGAGTCGCGCCCCGACGTTACTGTTGAGGTATCGGCACTCTGCATCAAATCCGGAAACGGGGTTATCCTCCGCGGCGGTTCTGAAGCCATTCACTCCAACGCAACACTTGCGGATATCCTCAGTAAGACCGCTGCTTCAGAAGGCGTGCCAGATGCCATCCAGTTCGTTAACACGACTGACCGGCAGGCGGTTTATGAACTCATCCAATTGCCAGACGAGGTTGATCTGGTCATTCCACGCGGCAGCAACGAATTCGTCCAGTTTTTGATGAAAGAATCCGATGTCCCGGTGTTAGGACACGCCGATGGCATTTGTCATATCTACGTTGACGGAGCCGCTGACCTCGATATGGCTACCAGGATCTGTATGAATGCGAAAGTTGGCTACAAAGTGGCTGTTTGCAATGCCGTAGAGACCCTTCTCGTCCATACCGATGCTGCCGAGCAATTTCTTCCGACGCTCTGTGACAAGTTGCGAGGTGCGGATGTTGAAATCCGCGGATGCAAGCGAACACAGCAGATTTATCCCACAGCGAAACCTGCCACTGAAGAAGATTGGCGGACAGAATACCTCGATTATATCTTATCCGTTCGAGTTGTAGACGACATAGACACGGCAATTGACCACATTGAAACCTACGGCTCGCATCATTCCGATGCGATTATCACCGAAAGTTACAGCGCGGCGCAACGGTTCCTTAAAGAGGTGGACTCCGCCGCAGTCTATGTCAATGCCAGTACTGTCTTCACAGACGGTTATGAATTTGGATTAGGTGCCGAGGTCGGGATTAGCACACAAAAACTCCATTCCCGGGGTCCGATGGGGCTTGAGGGGTTGACGACTTACAAGTATACCGTCTACGGAGACGGTCAAGTGCGTGAGTAG
- the proB gene encoding glutamate 5-kinase: MNLSSPIAHEPCNPTEQRARLSEVKRIVVKVGSSTISKGAHLNEDALHGLVHDLALVKEDGVEVILVTSGAIAAGWPRLGLTQRPQTLPRLQAAAAVGQIELMAVYEALFRNYGQQTALMLLTRDDFSNRERYTRMNDTLRALLHFGVIPIINENDTVAVDEIRVGDNDTLSAYVTNLAQAQLLVILSDQAGFYTADPRHDPNSELIHTVTTISDGVWKAAGRAGTTSGTGGMVTKLQAADIVTGSGEMMVMADGQEPLVVTRLLKGELLGTLFLPNSRISGRKRWIAYSRPPKGRLFVDNGARDALVRGGKSLLPAGIRRVEGDFDYSDTVSCLTENGTEFARGLVNYNSAETAKLAGKHTRHIENILGYRDYDEIIHRDNLVLLD, encoded by the coding sequence ATGAATTTGAGTTCACCTATAGCCCACGAGCCATGCAATCCAACTGAACAGCGTGCCCGTTTGTCAGAGGTAAAGCGCATTGTCGTAAAGGTTGGCAGCAGCACCATTTCAAAAGGCGCGCACCTCAACGAAGATGCCCTCCATGGGCTGGTTCACGATTTAGCACTCGTTAAAGAGGACGGTGTAGAGGTGATCCTTGTCACATCTGGTGCAATTGCGGCGGGTTGGCCCCGACTCGGTTTGACACAACGTCCGCAAACGCTACCACGCCTACAAGCGGCTGCGGCTGTTGGACAGATCGAGTTGATGGCAGTTTATGAGGCGTTATTTCGCAACTATGGACAGCAGACGGCACTCATGTTGCTGACACGGGATGATTTTTCCAATCGGGAACGCTATACCCGCATGAACGACACACTGCGCGCCCTTCTCCACTTCGGTGTGATCCCGATTATCAATGAAAATGACACCGTCGCCGTGGACGAGATTCGGGTTGGTGATAACGATACCCTCTCTGCTTATGTAACGAATCTCGCCCAAGCACAACTCCTCGTTATTCTCTCGGATCAAGCGGGATTCTACACCGCAGACCCAAGACACGACCCTAACTCGGAATTGATACACACTGTTACGACTATCTCAGACGGGGTCTGGAAAGCCGCTGGACGTGCTGGCACTACAAGCGGCACTGGCGGGATGGTGACGAAATTGCAAGCCGCTGATATTGTCACCGGATCCGGAGAGATGATGGTGATGGCGGACGGACAGGAACCGCTTGTTGTAACAAGGCTCTTGAAAGGTGAGCTTCTCGGAACGTTATTTCTTCCAAATTCGCGTATCTCCGGCAGGAAACGGTGGATCGCTTATTCACGTCCACCGAAAGGTAGGCTCTTTGTGGACAACGGTGCGCGTGATGCCCTCGTGCGAGGTGGTAAAAGCCTATTACCTGCGGGCATCCGACGCGTTGAAGGCGATTTTGACTATAGCGATACCGTCTCGTGCCTCACCGAAAACGGCACGGAATTCGCACGCGGTTTGGTGAATTATAATTCTGCAGAGACTGCTAAACTCGCAGGAAAACACACGAGGCACATTGAGAACATCCTCGGGTACCGCGATTACGATGAAATTATACATCGGGATAATTTAGTCCTACTCGACTGA
- the obgE gene encoding GTPase ObgE has translation MDTARIQVKAGDGGNGCISFRREKYVPRGGPDGGDGGNGGNVLLIATPGMSTLIDLRHNPRQVAGNGGHGMGKQRDGADGTDCIVRVPAGTLVRDLDTAELLADLTEYDETVIVARGGIGGKGNVRFKSSTFRAPRVAERGEPGEEREISLEVKLIADVGLVGYPNAGKSTLLARTSAATPKIAAYPFTTLRPNLGVVRINREQNFVLADIPGLIEGAHKGAGLGHQFLRHIERTKMLIHVIDLSATDGRDPIEDYEQLNLELEHYNELLTKLPQIIALNKIDMPEAAANLERVQKYFGKRKVFPISAVTGEGVNPLIQQAYRSLQYLETRARKEAETTIVFEAELPPEPRARFELAETREGFVVSGEEPRRAVLMTDLENEQALILLYRKLKKIGVINALERAGAVEGDTIQIDEFEFTYSPRAMQSN, from the coding sequence ATGGACACAGCAAGAATTCAGGTGAAAGCAGGTGATGGCGGGAACGGATGTATCAGTTTCCGTCGAGAGAAATATGTCCCTCGTGGCGGTCCCGATGGAGGGGACGGTGGGAACGGTGGAAACGTTCTCCTCATCGCTACCCCTGGGATGAGTACACTGATCGATTTGCGTCATAACCCACGTCAAGTCGCTGGAAATGGTGGACACGGCATGGGCAAGCAGCGAGACGGTGCCGATGGCACAGATTGTATCGTTAGAGTTCCTGCTGGCACCCTCGTTAGGGATCTGGACACAGCCGAGTTACTTGCGGATCTGACAGAGTATGATGAAACTGTTATTGTCGCACGCGGGGGAATTGGCGGTAAAGGCAATGTCCGTTTTAAGAGCAGCACTTTTCGGGCACCACGCGTTGCAGAAAGAGGGGAGCCGGGAGAAGAACGCGAAATAAGTCTGGAAGTCAAACTGATTGCTGATGTCGGTTTGGTCGGCTATCCGAATGCCGGTAAATCGACACTGCTGGCGCGTACCTCCGCCGCGACTCCGAAAATCGCTGCCTATCCGTTTACCACACTCCGTCCGAATTTAGGGGTTGTCCGTATCAATCGGGAACAGAATTTTGTCCTCGCCGACATTCCTGGGTTGATAGAAGGTGCCCACAAAGGAGCAGGCTTGGGACACCAATTTCTGCGACACATTGAGCGCACCAAGATGCTTATCCATGTCATTGATCTGAGCGCGACAGATGGACGGGATCCGATTGAGGACTACGAACAACTCAACCTGGAACTCGAGCATTACAATGAGCTGCTGACAAAACTCCCACAAATCATTGCGTTGAATAAGATAGATATGCCGGAGGCTGCGGCGAATTTGGAGCGTGTCCAAAAATATTTCGGTAAGCGGAAGGTGTTCCCTATCTCTGCAGTTACAGGCGAGGGTGTGAATCCATTGATACAGCAAGCCTACCGTTCGTTACAATACCTTGAAACGCGCGCCCGAAAGGAGGCGGAGACGACGATTGTCTTTGAAGCGGAACTCCCCCCAGAGCCACGCGCCCGGTTTGAACTCGCTGAAACGCGGGAAGGGTTTGTTGTGAGTGGTGAGGAACCCCGTCGCGCTGTCCTTATGACTGACCTGGAAAATGAGCAAGCATTGATTCTGCTGTACCGGAAATTAAAAAAGATAGGCGTGATCAACGCCTTGGAACGCGCCGGCGCAGTGGAAGGAGACACCATTCAGATCGATGAATTTGAGTTCACCTATAGCCCACGAGCCATGCAATCCAACTGA
- a CDS encoding heavy-metal-associated domain-containing protein yields the protein MKKTKLKIGIDGMSCQHCVKTVTDALTELQGVRRAKVNLRKAEAVVHFDALSVTPAHLTEAITEAGFIAKTL from the coding sequence ATGAAAAAAACGAAATTAAAAATCGGCATCGACGGAATGTCCTGTCAACATTGTGTCAAAACCGTAACCGATGCCCTCACAGAACTGCAAGGTGTTCGGCGTGCGAAGGTCAACTTGCGTAAAGCCGAGGCTGTCGTTCATTTCGATGCGCTAAGCGTTACGCCTGCACATCTCACGGAGGCGATAACCGAGGCGGGTTTTATTGCTAAAACCTTGTAA
- a CDS encoding deoxyribonuclease IV encodes MILGAHVSTAGGLHNAIKNGDKLHCNTIQIFLRNPNRWVAKPPTSAVMDKFRDAWTTSPIGEVIVHDIHLSNLASPKTEVREKSRQQFQEQMELADTLGLRYIVTHLGAHLGEGEELGLKALTESFDFLYENAEAPDVTVLLETTAGQGTNLGYCFEHLRDVIGMSKYPDRFGVCLDTCHVFAAGYDLRTEVDCEVTFNQFDEIIGLARLKAFHLNDAKSTYQSRVDRHEHIGDGNIGAAAFAYILNDSRFAEIPLIIETPQMETMHATNLETLRGLKA; translated from the coding sequence ATGATCCTCGGTGCACACGTGTCCACAGCAGGCGGCTTACACAATGCCATCAAAAATGGCGATAAACTTCACTGCAATACAATCCAAATCTTCTTGAGAAACCCGAACCGATGGGTGGCGAAACCGCCGACTTCCGCAGTCATGGATAAGTTTCGTGATGCTTGGACAACTTCTCCGATCGGAGAAGTGATTGTTCACGATATTCACCTGAGCAACCTCGCTTCACCGAAAACAGAGGTCCGCGAAAAATCACGGCAGCAGTTTCAGGAGCAGATGGAACTTGCGGATACACTCGGTCTCCGCTACATCGTGACACACCTCGGTGCGCATCTCGGCGAAGGTGAAGAACTCGGCTTAAAAGCGTTAACCGAAAGTTTCGATTTTCTATATGAAAACGCCGAGGCACCGGATGTCACTGTTCTCCTTGAAACCACCGCTGGGCAAGGCACGAACCTCGGCTACTGCTTTGAACATTTGCGTGATGTCATCGGTATGTCGAAATATCCGGATCGGTTTGGGGTCTGTTTGGATACGTGTCACGTTTTCGCTGCTGGGTACGACCTCCGGACGGAGGTGGATTGTGAGGTAACATTCAATCAGTTTGACGAGATTATCGGCTTAGCACGATTAAAGGCTTTTCACCTCAACGACGCAAAATCAACCTATCAGAGTCGCGTGGATCGGCATGAACACATCGGTGATGGTAATATCGGTGCAGCCGCATTCGCTTATATTCTTAACGATTCCCGGTTTGCGGAAATTCCGCTTATCATTGAAACACCCCAAATGGAGACAATGCACGCGACAAACCTCGAAACCTTACGCGGATTAAAGGCGTAA